In one window of Streptomyces sp. NBC_00193 DNA:
- a CDS encoding IclR family transcriptional regulator yields the protein MPEVTPDVATVKSAERTVRILEALASSPEKLTVSELQDRLGYPRSSLHALVRTLRELKWVEADDSGSAFGVGPHALLSGTAYLDRDPALPYAHAVMEDLREETGYTVHFARRDDAYVLYLASREARDNVRAISRVGRRLPAHLTALGQALLADLTTEEVDTVLPADLEAFTPNTVTDRAELYAELALVRDRGWALEREQGTAGVACLSAPVHYRIPASDAISCSMPVAAATEEETARVAKAVVAHATALANTLRRHGIR from the coding sequence ATGCCCGAAGTCACGCCGGACGTCGCGACGGTCAAGTCCGCCGAGCGAACCGTGCGCATCCTGGAGGCACTTGCCTCCTCCCCGGAGAAGCTCACGGTGTCCGAGCTCCAGGACCGCCTCGGGTACCCGCGCAGCAGCCTGCACGCACTCGTGCGGACCCTGCGCGAGCTCAAGTGGGTGGAGGCGGACGACAGCGGCTCCGCCTTCGGCGTCGGCCCGCACGCGCTGCTTTCCGGCACGGCCTACCTCGACCGGGACCCCGCACTGCCGTACGCGCACGCGGTCATGGAGGACCTCCGCGAGGAGACGGGCTACACCGTCCACTTCGCCCGCCGGGACGACGCGTACGTCCTCTACCTCGCCAGCCGCGAGGCACGCGACAACGTCCGCGCCATCTCCCGGGTGGGCCGCCGGCTGCCGGCCCATCTGACCGCTCTGGGACAGGCGTTGCTCGCGGACCTCACCACCGAGGAGGTGGATACGGTCCTGCCGGCCGACCTGGAGGCCTTCACCCCGAACACGGTCACCGACCGCGCCGAGCTGTACGCCGAGCTGGCGCTGGTACGGGACCGGGGCTGGGCCCTGGAGCGGGAGCAGGGCACCGCGGGGGTGGCCTGCCTGTCGGCGCCCGTGCACTACCGGATCCCCGCCTCGGACGCCATCAGCTGTTCGATGCCGGTGGCGGCCGCGACCGAGGAGGAGACCGCACGCGTCGCGAAGGCGGTCGTGGCGCATGCCACCGCCCTCGCGAACACGCTGCGCCGTCACGGCATCAGATGA
- a CDS encoding NAD(P)-dependent oxidoreductase, with translation MTRPRTLLLTGAAGGVATLLRPLLPAYGYTLRLADIRPVDGAGGPDCLTFDLRDTDAVREAVRGVDAVVHLGGISLEDGFEAVLDANIRGTYHLYEAVRAEGVRRVVFASSNHVEGFVPLTGRPLPAGAQLPVRPDTYYGLSKAFGEGLASLYADKYGVETVSVRIGSCFERPRTVRMLSTWLSPADCARLVHAALTAPDVGHTVVHGISANTRAWWDLTSARALGYAPQDDAESYAPGLLAEHGELDPDHVDARFVGGHFTRTGLAPRPSATGT, from the coding sequence ATGACCCGTCCCCGCACCCTCCTGCTGACCGGCGCCGCGGGCGGCGTCGCCACCCTGCTGCGCCCGCTCCTGCCCGCCTACGGCTACACGCTGCGCCTCGCCGACATCCGGCCGGTCGACGGGGCCGGGGGCCCGGACTGCCTCACGTTCGACCTGCGGGACACCGACGCCGTACGGGAGGCGGTACGCGGAGTGGACGCCGTCGTCCACCTCGGCGGGATCTCCCTGGAGGACGGCTTCGAGGCCGTCCTCGACGCCAACATCCGCGGCACCTACCACCTCTACGAGGCGGTACGGGCGGAGGGCGTGCGCCGCGTGGTCTTCGCCAGCAGCAACCACGTCGAGGGATTCGTCCCGCTCACCGGCCGACCTCTCCCGGCGGGTGCGCAGCTGCCGGTCCGGCCGGACACGTACTACGGGCTGTCCAAGGCCTTCGGCGAGGGCCTGGCATCCCTGTACGCGGACAAGTACGGCGTGGAGACGGTGTCGGTGCGCATCGGCTCCTGCTTCGAACGCCCCCGCACCGTGCGGATGCTGTCGACCTGGCTGAGCCCGGCCGACTGCGCCCGGCTGGTCCACGCCGCCCTGACCGCTCCCGACGTCGGCCACACGGTGGTCCACGGGATCAGCGCCAACACCCGTGCCTGGTGGGACCTCACCTCGGCCCGCGCCCTCGGCTACGCGCCGCAGGACGACGCGGAGTCCTACGCGCCGGGGCTCCTGGCCGAGCACGGCGAACTCGACCCCGACCACGTGGACGCTCGCTTCGTGGGCGGACACTTCACGCGCACCGGGCTCGCTCCTCGACCCTCCGCTACAGGTACGTGA
- a CDS encoding carbohydrate ABC transporter permease: protein MSRLDTALGLEERRGPAATLGKLALYALLVTVFAGPLLALLASAFNQSTDPTSLTLLPTRPTLENFRAAIDRDVLLYLLNSFLVVGGGLLLQIGVSISAAYALARKRFPGLRLVFLLVLSTMMLPEEILAIPLSLVLSDLSLTGSLWGMIIPVGAWAFSILVTAEFMKEIPVELEEAARLDGAGDLRVFWSVILPLCRPALGVIGIFGFTMIWDQYMLPLLVATDARQFTLPLALRTLRADEEVGIGVLLAAALLALLPSVIAFIAMQRQFMRGLTSGAVKG from the coding sequence GTGAGCCGCCTCGACACCGCACTGGGCCTGGAGGAGCGGCGCGGTCCGGCCGCCACCCTCGGCAAGCTGGCGCTGTACGCACTGCTGGTGACGGTCTTCGCGGGACCGCTGCTGGCCCTGCTGGCCAGCGCCTTCAACCAGAGCACCGACCCGACCTCGCTGACCCTGCTGCCGACCAGGCCGACACTGGAGAACTTCCGGGCCGCCATCGACCGCGACGTACTGCTCTACCTGCTGAACTCCTTCCTGGTGGTCGGCGGCGGGCTGCTGCTCCAGATCGGGGTCAGCATCTCGGCGGCCTACGCCCTGGCCCGCAAGCGCTTCCCGGGACTGCGGCTCGTGTTCCTGCTCGTCCTCAGCACGATGATGCTGCCCGAGGAGATCCTCGCGATCCCGCTGTCCCTGGTCCTCTCCGACCTGTCGCTCACCGGCAGCCTCTGGGGAATGATCATCCCGGTCGGCGCCTGGGCCTTCTCCATCCTGGTCACCGCGGAGTTCATGAAGGAGATCCCGGTGGAGCTGGAAGAGGCCGCCCGCCTCGACGGAGCCGGCGACCTGCGGGTCTTCTGGTCGGTGATCCTGCCGCTGTGCAGACCCGCTCTCGGAGTCATCGGCATCTTCGGATTCACCATGATCTGGGACCAGTACATGCTGCCGCTGCTGGTCGCCACCGACGCCCGGCAGTTCACCCTGCCGCTCGCCCTGCGCACCCTGCGCGCCGACGAAGAGGTCGGCATCGGCGTGCTGCTGGCCGCCGCCCTCCTCGCCCTCCTGCCCAGCGTCATCGCCTTCATCGCCATGCAGCGCCAGTTCATGCGCGGCCTGACCTCGGGCGCCGTCAAGGGCTGA
- a CDS encoding sugar ABC transporter substrate-binding protein has translation MNRTDRTGRRAAPTVLAASLAAVLALGTLAGCGADDGSDNAGGDDKAPLEIWVRKPPGSPTEKTHQDLAAAFTKATGVEAKVTALFDDFETKLQQAAAQKDLPDLIVNDTAQLGTLVKQGLVREVGQSEVAGGDQLIPSSWEAARAADGKYYGVPFSAQTFALFVRKDWREKLGIAPPADWDQLDALATAFTTGDPDGNGKADTYGYVIPGTTKRGYMDWYFSSFLWSAGGEYFSGEGKSLKPAIDSPAAIAAARHLKDQFCADKSVVPGAVTAETTQAHPLFETGKGGIYLTGPYNMARFDKALGKDKYEVLPLPPGPGGKSAVLAEGENTYLMAGSKNPKGQLKYAEFLIGTEGQSAGMAGDTAGNVVRLPVNKSVKLSAVRQDARWQVFDEVYRESGRYSPVVKEWTPFRQASAEALNGMVADCGSDPGAVLGKLAASFAEELKKQGAGS, from the coding sequence ATGAATCGCACGGATCGCACGGGTCGCAGAGCAGCACCCACCGTCCTGGCCGCCTCGCTGGCCGCCGTACTCGCCCTCGGGACCCTCGCCGGCTGCGGTGCGGACGACGGGTCCGACAACGCCGGAGGGGATGACAAGGCCCCCCTGGAGATCTGGGTCCGCAAGCCCCCCGGCTCGCCCACCGAGAAGACCCACCAGGACCTCGCCGCCGCCTTCACCAAGGCCACCGGAGTCGAGGCCAAGGTCACCGCCCTGTTCGACGACTTCGAGACCAAGCTCCAGCAGGCCGCCGCGCAGAAGGACCTGCCGGACCTGATCGTCAACGACACCGCCCAGCTCGGCACCCTCGTCAAACAAGGCCTGGTCCGCGAGGTCGGGCAGTCCGAGGTGGCGGGCGGCGACCAGCTGATCCCCAGCTCCTGGGAGGCCGCCCGGGCCGCCGACGGCAAGTACTACGGGGTGCCCTTCTCCGCGCAGACCTTCGCCCTCTTCGTGCGCAAGGACTGGCGGGAGAAGCTGGGCATCGCACCGCCCGCCGACTGGGACCAGCTCGATGCCCTCGCCACGGCCTTCACCACCGGGGACCCCGACGGCAACGGCAAGGCCGACACCTACGGCTACGTCATCCCCGGCACCACCAAGCGCGGGTACATGGACTGGTACTTCTCCAGCTTCCTCTGGTCGGCGGGCGGCGAGTACTTCAGCGGCGAGGGCAAGAGCCTGAAGCCCGCGATCGACAGCCCCGCGGCCATCGCGGCCGCACGCCACCTCAAAGACCAGTTCTGTGCCGACAAGAGCGTGGTGCCGGGCGCGGTCACCGCCGAGACCACCCAGGCGCACCCGCTGTTCGAGACCGGCAAGGGCGGCATCTACCTCACCGGCCCCTACAACATGGCCCGCTTCGACAAGGCCCTGGGCAAGGACAAGTACGAGGTCCTGCCGCTGCCGCCCGGCCCCGGCGGCAAGAGCGCCGTCCTGGCCGAGGGCGAGAACACCTACCTGATGGCCGGCTCGAAGAACCCCAAGGGCCAGCTGAAGTACGCCGAGTTCCTCATCGGCACCGAAGGACAGAGCGCCGGCATGGCGGGGGACACCGCTGGCAACGTGGTCCGGCTGCCCGTCAACAAGTCCGTCAAGCTGTCGGCCGTCCGCCAGGACGCCCGCTGGCAGGTCTTCGACGAGGTCTACCGCGAGTCCGGCCGCTACTCGCCCGTGGTGAAGGAGTGGACGCCGTTCCGCCAGGCCTCCGCGGAAGCGCTCAACGGCATGGTCGCCGACTGCGGTTCCGACCCCGGAGCCGTGCTCGGCAAGCTCGCCGCCTCGTTCGCCGAGGAGCTGAAGAAGCAGGGGGCGGGGTCCTGA
- a CDS encoding FtsX-like permease family protein has protein sequence MLAIFLVICTLLLGGFLLQAAAARQEAGAQRTIGVDVTIRKEGLTPALADRLGALPGVHRYNAEVPVRAGAQGFTPLASKAPGDAAAGDGKGALAVNGVRDSGMLLPFSYGSTKLTSGRGITPEDAGRDVAVIEQRLADENRLKVGDTFRVRSADGERTTPMTVVGVFRDPAREPTVWTPPHQLPGNQLYVPVGTAQKLGEGDREGEGDGAATVSAVVLKIGSPDRARELHARTEELLGKDGFDFRVNDKAYKDQVLPIQRVGTFAGLIVWVIALAGALILGLIVMLQIRERRSELGVLLALGEKKWKLIGQHAVEVAAVALPAVALAALAGSLAGQSAGEALLGREDDKPVSAPRAPDTEMAPPTVRVEPADVGKVAGIALGISLVSTVIPGIGILRLHPRSILTDTA, from the coding sequence TTGCTCGCGATCTTCCTCGTCATCTGCACCCTGCTCCTCGGAGGCTTCCTGCTCCAGGCCGCCGCGGCCCGTCAGGAAGCCGGCGCGCAGCGCACCATCGGCGTCGACGTCACCATCAGGAAGGAGGGCCTCACCCCGGCCCTGGCCGACCGTCTCGGAGCCCTGCCCGGGGTGCACCGCTACAACGCGGAGGTTCCGGTGCGGGCCGGCGCCCAGGGGTTCACGCCGCTGGCGTCGAAGGCGCCGGGCGACGCCGCGGCCGGTGACGGCAAGGGCGCGCTGGCCGTGAACGGCGTACGGGACTCGGGCATGCTGCTGCCCTTCTCGTACGGCTCGACGAAGCTCACGTCAGGCCGGGGCATCACCCCCGAGGACGCGGGCCGGGACGTCGCGGTGATCGAGCAGCGCCTGGCCGACGAGAACCGCCTGAAGGTGGGCGACACCTTCCGGGTGCGGTCGGCGGACGGTGAGCGAACGACGCCCATGACGGTCGTCGGCGTCTTCCGCGACCCGGCACGGGAACCGACGGTGTGGACGCCACCGCACCAGCTGCCCGGCAACCAGCTGTACGTCCCGGTGGGCACCGCACAGAAGCTCGGCGAAGGCGACCGCGAAGGCGAAGGCGACGGCGCCGCGACGGTCAGCGCGGTGGTGCTCAAGATCGGCTCGCCGGACCGGGCCCGCGAACTGCACGCCCGGACGGAGGAGCTCCTGGGCAAGGACGGCTTCGACTTCCGCGTCAACGACAAGGCGTACAAGGACCAGGTCCTGCCCATCCAGCGCGTCGGCACCTTCGCCGGACTGATCGTCTGGGTGATCGCCCTGGCCGGAGCGCTGATCCTCGGCCTCATCGTGATGCTGCAGATCCGCGAGCGGCGCTCCGAGCTCGGAGTGCTGCTCGCGCTGGGCGAGAAGAAGTGGAAGCTCATCGGCCAGCACGCCGTGGAGGTCGCGGCCGTGGCCCTGCCCGCGGTCGCGCTCGCCGCTCTGGCGGGCTCGCTGGCCGGCCAGAGCGCCGGTGAGGCGCTCCTCGGCCGCGAGGACGACAAGCCGGTATCGGCGCCCCGCGCCCCGGACACCGAGATGGCCCCGCCGACGGTGCGGGTCGAGCCGGCCGATGTCGGCAAGGTCGCCGGCATCGCGCTGGGGATCTCCCTGGTCTCCACCGTCATCCCCGGCATCGGGATCCTGCGCCTGCACCCCCGCTCCATCCTCACCGACACCGCATAG
- a CDS encoding sugar ABC transporter permease — protein MWRAIEMSFHEVRPYLGDRWVGTANYGQVVTDEAFLEAIGHTLVLAVGQTGGSVVLGLVLALLLEGTARRLWIVRTAVFLPTVTAMAVVAEVWRILYHPAADGAVNTLLGWLGAGPSQFLNSPDSALWSVMAVGVWRGAPYDMMIFLAALAGVDRTLYEAAAADGAGVRRRVWHVTLPALRPAFVILFTLAAIRSLRVFTEIFLLTNGGPNGSTEVLMTLIYKLGLERNELGVAAAGSMVLLAASVALTLAVRLSGARGKEVAR, from the coding sequence ATGTGGCGGGCGATCGAGATGAGCTTCCACGAGGTGCGGCCCTACCTCGGCGACCGGTGGGTGGGCACGGCCAACTACGGGCAGGTGGTCACCGACGAGGCCTTCCTCGAGGCCATCGGGCACACGCTCGTCCTGGCCGTCGGCCAGACCGGCGGCTCGGTCGTGCTCGGGCTGGTGCTCGCCCTGCTGCTGGAGGGCACCGCCCGGCGGCTGTGGATCGTCCGCACCGCCGTCTTCCTGCCGACCGTGACCGCCATGGCGGTCGTCGCGGAAGTCTGGCGGATCCTGTACCACCCGGCCGCCGACGGCGCCGTCAACACCCTGCTGGGCTGGCTGGGCGCCGGGCCCTCGCAGTTCCTCAACAGCCCCGACAGCGCCCTGTGGTCGGTGATGGCGGTGGGCGTGTGGCGCGGTGCGCCCTACGACATGATGATCTTCCTCGCCGCGCTGGCCGGCGTCGACCGGACCCTGTACGAGGCCGCGGCCGCGGACGGCGCCGGAGTACGGCGCCGCGTCTGGCACGTCACGCTGCCCGCCCTGCGTCCGGCGTTCGTCATCCTGTTCACCCTCGCCGCGATCCGCTCGCTGCGGGTCTTCACCGAGATCTTCCTGCTCACCAACGGCGGGCCCAACGGCTCCACGGAGGTGCTGATGACCCTGATCTACAAGCTCGGCCTGGAGCGCAACGAGCTGGGCGTCGCAGCCGCCGGATCGATGGTGCTGCTCGCCGCGTCCGTCGCCCTGACCCTGGCCGTACGGCTCTCCGGTGCCCGCGGAAAGGAGGTGGCGCGGTGA
- a CDS encoding 5-dehydro-4-deoxyglucarate dehydratase translates to MRLQGLLSFPLTPFTTDDKVDLAVFADHLEQQIAAGPAGLFVACGTGEFTALSADEYRDVVATAVRVADGRLPVVAGCGGGPRMAGEFAATAAECGADGLLLLPPYLISSTPAGLLEHIRYVAAATALPIAVYQRANAVLDEAAAVGLLDIPNVTGIKDGRGDVDAMLRLVTAIRTSGHPRAAEFGFLNGLPTAELSVQAYEAIGVACYSSAVLCFAPDIATAFHRAVRAGNKEAVQTLLAEFYLPFVALRDAAPGYAVSLVKAGARLAGLAVGPVRPPLVDASPEHELLLAGIIARGRAALAALEV, encoded by the coding sequence ATGCGCCTGCAAGGGCTGCTGTCCTTTCCACTGACCCCGTTCACCACCGACGACAAGGTCGACCTGGCCGTCTTCGCCGACCACCTTGAGCAGCAGATCGCCGCCGGCCCGGCCGGCCTGTTCGTGGCGTGCGGCACGGGGGAGTTCACCGCGCTCTCGGCCGACGAGTACCGCGACGTGGTCGCCACCGCCGTCCGCGTCGCCGACGGCCGCCTCCCCGTCGTCGCCGGCTGCGGCGGCGGCCCCCGGATGGCCGGCGAGTTCGCCGCGACCGCCGCCGAGTGCGGCGCCGACGGCCTGCTGCTCCTGCCGCCGTACCTCATCTCCTCCACCCCGGCCGGGCTCCTCGAGCACATCCGCTACGTCGCCGCCGCGACCGCGCTCCCGATCGCCGTCTACCAGCGGGCCAACGCCGTCCTCGACGAGGCCGCAGCCGTCGGGCTCCTCGACATCCCCAACGTCACCGGGATCAAGGACGGGCGCGGCGACGTCGACGCCATGCTGCGCCTCGTCACGGCCATCCGTACCAGCGGACACCCGCGCGCCGCCGAGTTCGGCTTCCTCAACGGCCTGCCCACCGCCGAACTCTCCGTCCAGGCCTACGAGGCCATCGGCGTGGCCTGCTACTCCTCGGCCGTGCTCTGCTTCGCCCCCGACATCGCCACCGCCTTCCACCGCGCCGTGCGCGCCGGGAACAAGGAGGCCGTGCAGACACTGCTCGCCGAGTTCTACCTGCCGTTCGTCGCCCTGCGCGACGCCGCGCCCGGATACGCCGTCTCGCTGGTCAAGGCCGGGGCGCGGCTCGCCGGGCTCGCCGTGGGACCCGTCAGGCCCCCGCTCGTGGACGCCTCGCCGGAGCATGAACTCCTCCTCGCCGGCATCATTGCCCGCGGCCGCGCCGCCCTCGCCGCACTGGAGGTGTGA
- a CDS encoding HAMP domain-containing sensor histidine kinase — translation MRLTPRALLHRMTFRTRLALAFSGLFLITGILLLAFVVVLARYGTAQQVQGISVTYGDLPAGQADPFESARPTRPDLTRDPPSDVAMIQKIDQTVRAVQDTALRQMVLWSAVGLLVLALLAGLLGWWLAGRALHPVASMTDTVRRISEQNLHQRLALTGPDDELHRLADTFDTMLDRLERSFESQRRFVANASHELKTPLAVQRTTLQVGLADPLPDGLSEVREDLLGANREAEQLINALLLLARSDRGLEKTEPVDLVAATRLVAAELAPLAAEAGLRLDIDTGTGTATGTATSTHAGTDAAVPPTVPGDPVLLRHLLTNLIRNAIQYNHPGGHVLVRLDASTVTVTNTGARVPADRIPDLFEPFRRLDGDRTATTGHGLGLSIAASIAQAHHATLTARPGPEGGLALTLRFS, via the coding sequence GTGCGACTGACTCCCCGGGCGCTCCTGCACAGGATGACCTTCCGCACCCGCCTGGCCCTGGCCTTCTCAGGGCTCTTCCTGATCACCGGCATCCTCCTCCTCGCCTTCGTCGTGGTGCTCGCGCGCTACGGAACGGCCCAGCAGGTCCAGGGGATCTCGGTCACGTACGGCGACCTGCCTGCCGGGCAGGCGGACCCCTTCGAATCCGCGCGCCCGACCCGCCCGGACCTCACACGGGATCCTCCGAGTGACGTCGCCATGATCCAGAAGATCGACCAGACCGTGCGGGCCGTCCAGGACACCGCCCTGCGTCAGATGGTGCTCTGGTCCGCCGTCGGCCTCCTCGTCCTGGCGCTCCTCGCCGGACTCCTCGGCTGGTGGCTCGCCGGGCGCGCCCTGCACCCCGTCGCCTCCATGACCGACACCGTCCGCCGCATCAGCGAACAGAACCTGCACCAACGCCTCGCGCTCACCGGCCCCGACGACGAACTCCACCGCCTCGCCGACACCTTCGACACCATGCTCGACCGGCTCGAGCGGTCCTTCGAGAGCCAGCGCCGCTTCGTCGCCAACGCCTCCCACGAACTCAAGACCCCGCTCGCCGTCCAGCGCACCACCCTCCAGGTCGGCCTCGCCGACCCCCTGCCCGACGGCCTCAGCGAAGTCCGCGAAGACCTGCTCGGCGCCAACCGGGAGGCGGAACAGCTCATCAACGCGCTCCTGCTGCTGGCCCGCAGCGATCGCGGGCTGGAGAAGACCGAGCCCGTGGACCTCGTCGCCGCCACCCGGCTCGTGGCCGCCGAGCTCGCCCCGCTCGCGGCCGAAGCCGGCCTGCGCCTCGACATCGACACCGGGACGGGGACCGCGACCGGGACGGCGACCTCGACCCACGCCGGAACCGACGCCGCTGTTCCGCCGACCGTTCCCGGCGACCCGGTCCTGCTGCGCCATCTGCTGACGAACCTGATCCGCAACGCCATCCAGTACAACCACCCCGGCGGGCACGTCCTCGTACGGCTCGACGCCTCCACCGTGACGGTGACCAACACCGGCGCCCGTGTCCCTGCCGACCGCATCCCCGACCTGTTCGAGCCCTTCCGGCGCCTCGACGGAGATCGCACCGCAACCACCGGCCACGGCCTGGGACTCTCCATCGCCGCCTCCATCGCCCAGGCCCACCACGCCACCCTGACGGCCCGGCCCGGACCGGAGGGTGGACTCGCACTCACCCTGCGCTTCTCCTGA
- a CDS encoding response regulator transcription factor, with product MRVLVAEDHRVLARTIATGLRRQAMAVDIAATGDEAERMCLLTAYDVLILDRDLPVMSGDEVCRRLRELTDPPRILMLTAAGELTDRVYGLTELGADDYLAKPFDFTELVARVRALSRRTPKQPPAVLSFGNITLDETHREVSVDGVPLELSPKETAVLRLLMRAGGAPVAHDEIVRTVWDRHLDPRTSAVRTTVSRLRGKLGDSCLILTDKGEGYRLCD from the coding sequence ATGAGAGTCCTGGTAGCCGAAGATCACCGCGTCCTCGCCCGCACCATCGCCACCGGTCTCCGCCGCCAGGCGATGGCCGTGGACATCGCCGCCACGGGCGACGAAGCCGAGCGGATGTGCCTGCTCACCGCCTACGACGTGCTGATCCTCGACCGCGACCTGCCCGTCATGAGCGGCGACGAGGTCTGCAGACGGCTGCGCGAGCTCACCGACCCTCCCCGGATCCTGATGCTCACCGCCGCGGGCGAGCTCACCGACAGGGTCTACGGCCTCACCGAACTCGGCGCCGACGACTACCTGGCCAAGCCCTTCGACTTCACCGAACTCGTCGCCCGTGTGAGGGCGCTGAGCCGCCGGACGCCCAAGCAGCCCCCGGCCGTCCTCAGCTTCGGCAACATCACCCTGGACGAGACGCACCGCGAGGTGTCGGTGGACGGAGTTCCCCTGGAGCTGTCACCGAAGGAGACGGCGGTCCTGCGCCTGCTGATGCGGGCCGGCGGAGCGCCGGTGGCCCACGACGAGATCGTCCGCACCGTCTGGGACCGGCACCTCGACCCGCGCACCAGCGCGGTCCGCACCACCGTCAGCCGCCTGCGCGGCAAACTCGGCGACTCCTGCCTGATCCTCACCGACAAGGGAGAGGGATACCGGCTGTGCGACTGA
- a CDS encoding glucarate dehydratase family protein, giving the protein MHVREVVVTPVAFPDPPLLNSAGVHQPWALRAIVELRCGDGLTGLGETYGDAPHLALLREAAGALVGLDPYDTNGLLRRIRSVLGGADAPDRHGLTGGSTPEKTVLRVLSPFEVACLDLQGQLAGRPVADLLGGRVRDRVPYAGYLFYKWAGPDPYGEALDPEGIVAQARAMVDAYGFRSLKLKGGVRPPGEEIDAIRALRDAFPDHPLRLDPNQAWTVETSAKVAAETEGLLEYLEDPTPGIPGMAEVARTAPMPLATNMVVVGTQDIPEGFGRRAVGVVLADHHYWGGLRRSVELAAICGAFGVGVSMHSNSHLGISLAVMTHLGAALPEMTYAADTHTPWQCGADVLAEPLEIEDGSVLVPDRPGLGVRLDPDALARLHENYLRCGIRERDDTGYMQTFDPGYEKRRPRW; this is encoded by the coding sequence ATGCACGTCAGGGAGGTGGTCGTCACACCGGTGGCGTTTCCCGACCCGCCCCTGCTCAACTCCGCCGGGGTGCACCAGCCGTGGGCACTGCGCGCCATCGTCGAACTCCGCTGCGGCGACGGGCTGACAGGGCTCGGCGAGACCTACGGGGACGCCCCGCACCTCGCGCTGCTGCGGGAGGCCGCCGGGGCCCTGGTGGGCCTGGACCCGTACGACACGAACGGCCTGCTGCGCCGGATCCGGTCCGTACTCGGGGGCGCCGACGCCCCGGACCGGCATGGGCTGACGGGCGGCTCCACCCCGGAGAAGACCGTGCTGCGGGTGCTGAGCCCGTTCGAGGTGGCCTGCCTCGACCTCCAGGGGCAGCTGGCCGGACGGCCCGTCGCCGACCTGCTGGGCGGCCGGGTCCGCGACCGGGTGCCGTACGCCGGGTACCTCTTCTACAAGTGGGCCGGCCCCGATCCGTACGGGGAGGCGCTGGACCCGGAGGGGATCGTGGCGCAGGCCAGGGCGATGGTGGACGCCTACGGCTTCCGCTCGCTCAAGCTGAAGGGCGGCGTGCGGCCGCCGGGGGAGGAGATCGACGCGATCCGCGCCCTGCGCGACGCCTTCCCCGATCACCCGCTGAGACTGGACCCCAACCAGGCCTGGACCGTGGAGACTTCGGCGAAGGTGGCCGCGGAGACCGAGGGCCTGCTGGAGTACCTGGAGGACCCCACGCCCGGAATACCCGGCATGGCCGAGGTGGCACGGACGGCTCCCATGCCGCTGGCCACCAACATGGTCGTGGTCGGCACCCAGGACATTCCCGAGGGGTTCGGGCGGCGCGCCGTCGGCGTGGTGCTGGCCGACCACCACTACTGGGGCGGGCTGCGGCGCTCCGTCGAACTCGCCGCGATCTGCGGGGCGTTCGGCGTCGGCGTCTCCATGCACTCCAACAGCCACCTCGGCATCAGCCTGGCGGTCATGACCCACCTCGGGGCGGCACTGCCCGAGATGACCTACGCGGCGGACACCCACACGCCGTGGCAGTGCGGGGCGGACGTGCTCGCCGAACCGCTGGAGATCGAGGACGGCTCGGTGCTGGTCCCCGACCGGCCGGGCCTCGGGGTCCGGCTCGATCCCGACGCGCTCGCCCGGCTGCACGAGAACTACCTGCGCTGCGGCATCCGTGAGCGCGACGACACCGGCTACATGCAGACCTTCGACCCCGGCTACGAGAAGAGGCGCCCGCGTTGGTGA